The Syntrophobotulus glycolicus DSM 8271 DNA window CTGGCCAAACTGACGGGGGTGGAGCTGACAGTAAAGTCGCTGTCTCTAAGCTCAAAATCGGTGCAGAAATAGGCATTCCTGGGCTTGTAAGGGCACAGATCGAATATGTCAAATCTCGCTGCACTACTGAGCATACCGATCCGGAAAAGGCCACGGCAGGGAATTACGGTGCAGCCACGGCAGGGGATAGCGGTGCAGCCACGGCAGGGAATTACGGTGCAGCCACGGCAGGATATCGCGGTGCAGCCACGGCAGGGGATAGCGGTGCAGCCACGGCAGGGGATAGCGGTGCAGCCACGGCAGGGGATAGCGGTGCAGCCACGGCAGGGGATAGCGGTGCAGCCACGGCAGGGAATTACGGTGCAGCCACGGCAGGGGATAGCGGTGCAGCCACGGCAGGGGATAGCGGTGCAGCCACGGCAGGGGATAGCGGTGCAGCCACGGCAGGGGATAGCGGTGCAGCCACGGCAGGGAATTACGGTGCAGCCACGGCAGGATATCGCGGTGCAGCCACGGCAGGGGATAGCGGTGCAGCCACGGCGCGCGGATCTGTAACCGTTGGTAAGGATGGCTCTGGCCTTGTGCGCGGAAATGGTATTAAAATCCGTGGCGGGCTTGGTGCGGTGCTGGTAATCGTTAACGAAAAGGCAGGCAGCTGCGATATCGCCGAATGGAAAACCGTTGTTGTCGATGGCGAAGAAATCAAAGCCGACACTTGGTATCGCCTCAAAGATGGGGAGGTTGTGGAAGCTGATGACGCACAAGAATAATATCATCCTGGCGATCACTGTTGTAATCCTTATCCTCTTACTTGCGGCCTGTGCAGGCCTGAGGGCCGATATTAACGATCTCAAAGACCAAGTTTCCATACAACAAGACCAGTTGTTAAACCTCTCGTATGACCAGAAATGGACGATGGAAACATTGGCAAACTGGCTGGAAGCATGGCAAACGAGTCAAATCAGCATTGACCAGGACTTATATTTACTCGCACAACTTGTCCATGCTGAGGCAGGCGGCGAACCTTTAGGCGGACAGATAGCAGTGGCAAATGTGGTCATGAATCGTGTTAAAAGTGATCAGTTTCCCGGCACAATCGCTGAAGTTATTTATCAGCCCGGACAATTCTGCACAACCAAATATTTGCACAACGTAGTACCAACAGAAGAAAATCTGGCAGCAGCACGGGAAGCTATGGGTGGATATACCCTAGTGAACGCCTTGTATTTTTGGAATCCCAAAGTCGCAATGTGTGAATGGATTAAGACCCGGAAGATTCTTAATACAATCGGCAATCATGCTTTCGGGGTGTAGGTTATGGAGATCATCAAAGATGTCAACTGCACAAAAGACACTCCGGTGATTTACGGGCATCTTGACGCCCCGATCTACGGCTCCGGTATGTGTGTTCAACCATTGGTTCCAGGTAAAACGAAACTGAGTATGAGAAGAAAAGCTTTCTTCCTGAACTGTTACCTCTTGAATCTTATTGTCGTTTTGTTTTCAGGCGGAAAAGACAGCACAGCAGCTTACTTTCGGCTCTTGGAGCTTGGTGTACCTAAAGAGAAGATTGAACTCTGGCACCATGATATCGATGGAGGACACCCAACTAGGCGCAGGGACTGGCCGGTTACTCCGGCATATGTCAAATCTTTTGCACAGGCTGAAGGCGTCCGTCTCCGAGTTAGCTGGCGAGTGAATGGTTTTTGGGGTGAGGTTTACTGGCTCGGCGCTTTCGGCGGGAGTGAAGGAGGGCCGTGCTGAAATGAACGGACAAACCTTAGCAAATAAAACCTCAAAGCAGCGGCCAGCAACAGATTTTTACCCGACGCCGCCAGAAGTCACAATTGCTCTACTGAGATATCTAAGGTTGCCTGAATCGACAGTAATCTGGGAACCGGCATGTGGCAAGGGTCATATGGCGGAAACCATGAAGGCAGTAGGATATCACGTGATTTCCAGCGATCTGAACGACTTCGGATATGGCATGACCGGTATGGATTACCTCAGTACCGAGATCGCATGGCACGACATGATTGACTGGATAATCACAAACCCGCCATTTAGCCAGTCGGTAGAATTCATAAAACAAGGCATCCATAACCGGAAACCTTTCGCACTGCTCCTAAAATCCCAATACTGGCACTCAAAAAGCAGGATGGACCTGTTCAATCAGTTTAGACCGAGAGCGGTGCTGCCGCTGACCTGGAGACCGGATTTCCTCTTCGGACAGAAGAGCGGAGCACCGACGATGGAGTGTTATTGGACAGTGTGGGACAGGCGGCCGGCGGAGAAAACGGTTTATGAGTTATTGGAAAAACCGAAATGAGAGGAGATAAAAAAATATGAAATCAACCGGAATCGTTCGTAAAGTTGACGAGTTCGGCAGAGTGGTCCTGCCGGCTGAAATCAGGCGAACGTTTAAGATTTGGGAGAAAGACCCTCTGGAAATCTATATCGATGAAGATAAAATCATCCTGAAAAAGTATACCCGGGGCTGCCATTGCTGCGGCTCCATGGAGGACCTGTCCGAGGTCCAGGGGCTGCCGCTGTGCTCGACTTGTATCGAGCGCTATCACAAAGCTATGACAATTTTGAGGAAGGAGGGTAAGGCTGTATGAGCATCAAGATTAACAAACTTGAAATCGAAAACGTAAAGCGAGTTAAGGCCGTCAAAATAGAGCCTACGGCTAACGGATTAACTATTGTTGGAGGCAAGAACAATCAGGGCAAAACTTCAGTTCTTGATTCTATTGCCTGGGCTTTGGGAGGGGAAAAATATCGTCCGTCAAATCCGGAGCGCACCGGATCAGTAATTCCTCCTTATCTCCACATAGTCCTATCTAACGGGCTGGTAGTAGAACGTAAGGGGAAAAACAGCGATCTAAAAGTCCTGGACCCCAACGGTCAAAAGGGCGGACAGCAACTTCTGAATGAGTTTGTGGGGCAGCTTGCGCTAGACCTGCCTAAATTTATGCAAGCCTCAAGCAAAGAAAAAGCTGACACTTTGCTCAAGATCATTGGAGTAGGAGACAAGCTCTATGAATTTGAACAGCAGGAAAAAGAACTTTATAACCGCCGGCTGACTATCGGCCAAATAGCAGACCAGAAAAAGAAATACGCTAAAGAACAGCCGTATTTCCAGGATGCGCCTAAAGAACTGGTTTCTGCGTCCGACCTGATTAAGCAACAGCAGGATATCCTGGCCCAGAATGGAGAGAACAACCGGAAACGGCAGAATCTTCAATTCCTCGAAGGCCAATCAGCCGACATCCAGCACAAAATAGATGAACTTCTGGAGAAACAGAGAGTCATTCTTGTTGATCTGGAAACGGCCAGGAAATCAGCACTTGATCTTCACGACGAATCCACCGAAGAACTTGAAAAGAACATCACCAATATTGAAGAGATAAACCGGAAAGTTCGAGCAAATTTAGATAAAGACAAAGCGGAAGAAGATGCTTTAGATTACTCGAATCAATATAATACGCTCACCGGACAGATTGAAAATATCCGGCAATCCAAAGTTGATTTGCTCAAAGGAGCTGATCTCCCGCTCCCTGGACTGTCAGTTGTGGAGGGAGAGCTCACTTATGACGGCTATAAATGGGATAACATGTCAGGATCTGATCAACTTAAAGTTTCTACGGCAATCGTTCGGAAGCTGAATCCTAAATGCGGGTTTGTCCTGTTGGATAAATTGGAGCAGATGGATCTGGATTCCCTTCAGGAATTTGGCCAGTGGTTAGAAGCAGAAGGCTTACAGGCTATTGCTACTCGTGTTTCAACTGGTGAAGAATGCTCAATTCTCATCGAGGATGGTTATATCAAAGGACAGGAGCAGGAGACACAGACACAAGAAGAGGCCGCAGCTACAGAAGCAACTGCATGGCAGAAAGGAGTATTTTAATGCAAATTACAAGAGGTAAGATTCAAAGTGCTCAAAAGGTTGTGGCTTATGGCCCTGAAGGAATCGGAAAATCAACTTTTGCCGCCCAGTTCCCCAACCCAGTATTTATCGATACCGAAGGCAGCACAAAGCATATGGACGTGGCCCGGACACCGAGGCCCAGCAGCTGGACTATGCTCATAGAGCAGGTAAAGTATTTTAAAGCACATCCCCAAGAGTGCAATACCCTGGTGCTCGATACCGCAGATTGGGCCGAACAACTTTGTATCAATGAAATCTGTTCAAAATCACAAAAAAACGGGATTGAGGATTTTGGCTATGGCAAGGGATACGTTTACTTGGCAGAAGAATTCGGACGCCTATTAAACCTTTTGGAAGAGCTCGTTGAACTCGGAATAAATATCGTATTTACGGCTCACGCTCAAATGAGAAAGTTTGAACAGCCCGACGAAATGGGTGCCTATGATCGCTGGGAAATGAAATTACAGAAAAAGACCGCACCGCTTCTGCGCGAGTGGTCCGATATGCTTCTGTTCGCGAATTACGAAACATTTGTTATCAATGTAGATGGACAGGGTGTGGCTAAAGGTAAAAATAAGGCCCAGGGCGGTAAGCGTGTTATGTATACGACCCATCACTCCTGTTGGGATGCAAAAAACAGGCATGACTTGCCGGACAAAACCGATCTAAATTATGCTGCGATCGCTCACTGCATTCCTACAAGAGATGCTTCAGTTCCAATTCAGAAAAATGCTTATTTAGAAGATACAAAACCTATTGAGCAACCGGTCAAGGCTGAGGAGCAGAAAAAAGTGACTGAAACAGTTTCGGCAACAACCGTTAAGCCACAAGAAGAGCAATTGAAAATAGATTTATCAGGTATCCCCCAGCAGCTGGCCGACCTCATGGCAGCTAATCAGATAACTCAGGAGGAAATCCAGCAGGCTGTTGCCAGCAAAGGATATTATCCCCAAAATACACCGATTCAGAATTATGATCCGGATTTTATTTCTGGCGTTTTGGTAGGCGCATGGTCACAGGTATTCCAAATGATCAAAGATTTCCGTGATGATGTGCCGTTTTAAAAAATAGAAGAGGGGAACAGAGATTATGAGCAATGAAGGTTATGAATTGAATTGGGATTCACAAATTGAGAATGATGGACCTGAATTTACAATATTACCTGAAGGTGATTATGATTTTGTAGTTACCGAATTCGAAAGAGCCAGGCATAACGGAAGCGACAAGCTTCCGCCTTGCTGGAAGGCAGTTGTCCATATCAGGATTCAAGGGCCTGAAGGCATTGCAATTATTAGACACAATCTTTTTCTACATTCAATTACTGAAGGTATGCTTTGCGCTTTTTTCAGTGCAATTGGTCAGCGCAAAAAAGGCGAAAAAATCAGTATGGATTGGGGAACTGTTGTAGGTTCTAAGGGTAAAGCAAAAATCGGTATTCGCAAATGGAAAAACGATGAAGGCCGTGAGTTTACCTCCAATGAGGTCAAGAAATTCTATGAACATACTCCTCAAAAAGGGTTTGAAGCTGGGAGGTTTTAAGCTTGGAGCTAAGGCCATATCAAAGTGAAGCAAAAGAGGCAATCCAAAATGAATGGCGACAAGGTTTACTTAAAACCTTGTTAGTACTGCCGACAGGTACCGGTAAAACAATCGTGTTTTCTAAACTGACAGAGGATTGTGTTCGTGACGGTGAGAGGGTCTTAATCCTCGCTCACCGGGGTGAGCTCCTTGACCAAGCCGCTGATAAACTCAGTAAGTCTACAGGACTGGGATGCGCCGTCGAAAAGGCTGAAGAGTCATGTCTAGGGAGTTGGTTTCGGGTAGTTGTCGGCAGCGTCCAGTCTCTTATGCGTGAGAAACGCTTGAGTCAATTCTCACGGGATTACTTTGATACCATCATCGTAGATGAAGCCCATCACGCCATATCTGATAGCTACTTGCGGGTATTAAATCATTTCAATAAAGCAAAAGTCCTCGGGGTTACGGCCACGCCGGATAGGGGCGATATGCGGAATCTTGGTTCATTTTTTGAAAGTCTGGCCTATGAGTATACTTTGCCAAAAGCAATTAAGGATAGCTACTTATCACCGATTAAAGCTCAGACAATCCCCTTAAAACTCGACCTGACTGGCGTTTCCCTTGCTCAGGGCGATTTTAAGGCATCAGACTTGGGGTCAGCGTTAGATCCTTACCTACACCAGATCGCCGATGAAATGGCAAAGGTGTGCCTGGATCGTAAAACAGTCGTATTTCTGCCACTGATCAAGACTAGCCAGAAGTTTACACAGATATTAAGAGAAAAGGGTTTCCGCGCTGCTGAAGTCAATGGAGAAAGTGCTGATCGCGAGCGGCTCCTGAAAGACTTTGATGCCGGCTCCTATGATGTCTTGTGTAACTCGATGCTTCTGACTGAGGGCTGGGACTGCCCGTCTGTAGATTGCATTGTTGTCCTGAGACCCACGAAGATCCGCAGTCTCTATTGTCAGATGGTGGGCCGCGGTACCCGGTTGTTCCCAGGTAAGGAATATCTGCTTCTGCTTGATTTCCTTTGGCACACCGAGCGCCATGAGCTCTGCCATCCTGCCCATCTGATTTGTGAGAGCGAAGAAGTAGCCAAGAAAATGACAGAGAATATTGAAGAAGCCGGTTGCCCAGTAGACTTAGAGGCAGCTGAAAAACAAGCCTCAGAAGATGTTATAGCTGCCAGGGAAGAAGCCCTGGCGAAACAACTTCAGGAAATGCGCAATCGCAAACGTAAGCTTGTGGATCCGCTGCAGTTTGAAATGAGTATTCAGGCTGAAGATTTAGCAAATTACATTCCGGCTTTCGGATGGGAAATGGGACCACCGTCAGATAAACAGGTTCAGACCCTTGAGAAGCTGGGAATATTCCCTGACCAGATTGAAAGCGCTGGCAAAGCTGCCAAGTTGCTTGATCGTTTAGATAAAAGAAGATCTGAAGGATTAACAACACCAAAACAGATCCGCTTTTTAGAAGGGCGAGGTTTTAGAAATGTCGGCACTTGGGAATTTGAAGGAACAAAAAGACTTATAGACCGAATTGCTGCAAATGGATGGAAGGTTCCGAACGATATCAATCCCGCTGAATTCAAGCCGGAATCCCAGCCATCTGTAGGCTTTGAATGGGGTGCATAAATTGATTAAAGATTTAACAGGAGAACGTTTTGGCAAATTAATTGTTTTAAATCGTGCGCTTTCAAATTCCAAGAGCGGTAATGCTCGCTGGACATGTCGCTGTGATTGCGGAAGTTTTACAACAGTTACTGGAAGTAAACTCATTAATAAACATACAACAAGTTGCGGTTGTAATAAGCGAACTGCCAATGGCCATTCAACTGAAAGACTTTTTAGGATTTGGAATGGTATGAAAAGAAGATGTTTAAACGAGAAGAGTGATAATTATAAGTGGTATGGCGGCCGCGGAATATCGATTTGTTCAGAATGGGATGAATATGAAGCTTTCCGGTCTTGGGCAATAAAAGCCGGATACTCAGATGCTTTAACAATTGATCGAATTAATCCAAATGGAAATTACACACCCGAGAATTGCAAATGGGTCGATATTAAAGCACAAGCAAACAATAGAAACAATAATCACATCTTAAAACTAAACGGAGAAACATATACAATTTCACAATTTGCTGAAAAATACAGAATATCTTACTGGACGGTTGTAAATAGGCTAAAGCTTGGGTGGGACTTAGAGCGAATAATTAGAACGCCTGAAAGGAGCGTGGATTGTCTTGGATGATTCCCATAACCTTTTGGATCTCCTAAAGCATATTGATCCCGCTCAGCTTGATTATGCCACATGGCTATCCGTCGGCATGGCTCTAAAGGAAGCAGGTTATACTGCCGCAGACTGGGATGAATGGAGCCGACGGGACATCGGCCGGTACCATGCCGGCGAATGCTTCCGGAAATGGGACAGCTTCCGCGGCGCCTCTACTCCGGTTACTGCCGGCACGATTGTAGCACTGGCCAAAGATCATGGATGGCGGCCGGAACGGGATATTGGATATGAACTGGGATGGGATTCGACCATTGGCGGGAAAGACGATCTGGTGGTAATTCAAAAAGGATGGTTGGAGGGCAGGGAAG harbors:
- a CDS encoding cell wall hydrolase is translated as MTHKNNIILAITVVILILLLAACAGLRADINDLKDQVSIQQDQLLNLSYDQKWTMETLANWLEAWQTSQISIDQDLYLLAQLVHAEAGGEPLGGQIAVANVVMNRVKSDQFPGTIAEVIYQPGQFCTTKYLHNVVPTEENLAAAREAMGGYTLVNALYFWNPKVAMCEWIKTRKILNTIGNHAFGV
- a CDS encoding AbrB/MazE/SpoVT family DNA-binding domain-containing protein, which translates into the protein MKSTGIVRKVDEFGRVVLPAEIRRTFKIWEKDPLEIYIDEDKIILKKYTRGCHCCGSMEDLSEVQGLPLCSTCIERYHKAMTILRKEGKAV
- a CDS encoding DEAD/DEAH box helicase yields the protein MELRPYQSEAKEAIQNEWRQGLLKTLLVLPTGTGKTIVFSKLTEDCVRDGERVLILAHRGELLDQAADKLSKSTGLGCAVEKAEESCLGSWFRVVVGSVQSLMREKRLSQFSRDYFDTIIVDEAHHAISDSYLRVLNHFNKAKVLGVTATPDRGDMRNLGSFFESLAYEYTLPKAIKDSYLSPIKAQTIPLKLDLTGVSLAQGDFKASDLGSALDPYLHQIADEMAKVCLDRKTVVFLPLIKTSQKFTQILREKGFRAAEVNGESADRERLLKDFDAGSYDVLCNSMLLTEGWDCPSVDCIVVLRPTKIRSLYCQMVGRGTRLFPGKEYLLLLDFLWHTERHELCHPAHLICESEEVAKKMTENIEEAGCPVDLEAAEKQASEDVIAAREEALAKQLQEMRNRKRKLVDPLQFEMSIQAEDLANYIPAFGWEMGPPSDKQVQTLEKLGIFPDQIESAGKAAKLLDRLDKRRSEGLTTPKQIRFLEGRGFRNVGTWEFEGTKRLIDRIAANGWKVPNDINPAEFKPESQPSVGFEWGA
- a CDS encoding AAA family ATPase — encoded protein: MSIKINKLEIENVKRVKAVKIEPTANGLTIVGGKNNQGKTSVLDSIAWALGGEKYRPSNPERTGSVIPPYLHIVLSNGLVVERKGKNSDLKVLDPNGQKGGQQLLNEFVGQLALDLPKFMQASSKEKADTLLKIIGVGDKLYEFEQQEKELYNRRLTIGQIADQKKKYAKEQPYFQDAPKELVSASDLIKQQQDILAQNGENNRKRQNLQFLEGQSADIQHKIDELLEKQRVILVDLETARKSALDLHDESTEELEKNITNIEEINRKVRANLDKDKAEEDALDYSNQYNTLTGQIENIRQSKVDLLKGADLPLPGLSVVEGELTYDGYKWDNMSGSDQLKVSTAIVRKLNPKCGFVLLDKLEQMDLDSLQEFGQWLEAEGLQAIATRVSTGEECSILIEDGYIKGQEQETQTQEEAAATEATAWQKGVF
- a CDS encoding SAM-dependent DNA methyltransferase, giving the protein MNGQTLANKTSKQRPATDFYPTPPEVTIALLRYLRLPESTVIWEPACGKGHMAETMKAVGYHVISSDLNDFGYGMTGMDYLSTEIAWHDMIDWIITNPPFSQSVEFIKQGIHNRKPFALLLKSQYWHSKSRMDLFNQFRPRAVLPLTWRPDFLFGQKSGAPTMECYWTVWDRRPAEKTVYELLEKPK
- a CDS encoding ATP-binding protein, producing MQITRGKIQSAQKVVAYGPEGIGKSTFAAQFPNPVFIDTEGSTKHMDVARTPRPSSWTMLIEQVKYFKAHPQECNTLVLDTADWAEQLCINEICSKSQKNGIEDFGYGKGYVYLAEEFGRLLNLLEELVELGINIVFTAHAQMRKFEQPDEMGAYDRWEMKLQKKTAPLLREWSDMLLFANYETFVINVDGQGVAKGKNKAQGGKRVMYTTHHSCWDAKNRHDLPDKTDLNYAAIAHCIPTRDASVPIQKNAYLEDTKPIEQPVKAEEQKKVTETVSATTVKPQEEQLKIDLSGIPQQLADLMAANQITQEEIQQAVASKGYYPQNTPIQNYDPDFISGVLVGAWSQVFQMIKDFRDDVPF
- a CDS encoding DUF7666 domain-containing protein, with protein sequence MDKIKGFKGFNKNLQCTPAGKTFQFEIGQEYEHKGKVSACNSGFHFCEAPLDVFGYYAPADSRYCEVEGSGQTDGGGADSKVAVSKLKIGAEIGIPGLVRAQIEYVKSRCTTEHTDPEKATAGNYGAATAGDSGAATAGNYGAATAGYRGAATAGDSGAATAGDSGAATAGDSGAATAGDSGAATAGNYGAATAGDSGAATAGDSGAATAGDSGAATAGDSGAATAGNYGAATAGYRGAATAGDSGAATARGSVTVGKDGSGLVRGNGIKIRGGLGAVLVIVNEKAGSCDIAEWKTVVVDGEEIKADTWYRLKDGEVVEADDAQE